A window of the Brachybacterium sacelli genome harbors these coding sequences:
- a CDS encoding HNH endonuclease — MPVVKVYNLGYDVTTGIGELLHTTTVRHAFGMIRREVANPVELTILEDRIIPLALELTRELSGAWVEGAGQRSVGFSFRAVHERDHWNCAYCGRSVSKTPACEALLATVDHIVPRSHGGESSWLNLVSSCKECNNRKGARTPMEAGMDLRFEPYDPAHAYRVGGQVEALPVPAAG; from the coding sequence ATGCCCGTGGTGAAGGTCTACAACCTCGGGTACGACGTCACGACCGGCATCGGCGAGCTGCTGCACACGACCACCGTGCGCCACGCCTTCGGGATGATCCGGCGTGAGGTCGCGAACCCCGTCGAGCTGACCATCCTCGAGGACCGCATCATCCCCCTCGCGCTCGAGCTCACCCGAGAGCTCAGCGGGGCCTGGGTCGAGGGCGCCGGGCAACGCTCGGTCGGCTTCTCCTTCCGCGCGGTCCACGAACGTGACCACTGGAACTGCGCGTACTGCGGGCGCAGCGTGTCCAAGACGCCGGCCTGCGAGGCCCTGCTGGCCACGGTCGACCATATCGTTCCCCGTTCCCACGGCGGTGAGTCCTCGTGGTTGAACCTGGTCTCGTCGTGCAAGGAGTGCAACAACCGCAAGGGCGCACGGACCCCCATGGAAGCCGGGATGGACCTGCGCTTCGAGCCGTACGACCCGGCGCACGCCTACCGGGTCGGCGGACAGGTCGAGGCGCTGCCGGTGCCGGCGGCCGGCTGA
- a CDS encoding UDP-N-acetylglucosamine 1-carboxyvinyltransferase, giving the protein MTQTTEMPAPGTENYRERIGGIIRDARLHADLTQTQLAAQLGTSQSAVNRIEKGQQNLTLDTLSRLGAALDSEFVGVGASGPSHLRVHGGTTLHGEIEVKTSKNAGVALLCASLLNTGTTVLRKVARIEEVNRLLEVLTSIGVKARWLNEDNDLELRVPEHLDLDSIDADAARRTRSIIMFLGPLMHRAESFQLPYAGGCDLGTRTVEPHMTALRPFGLDVVATEGYYQATSSAGTGPRRPIVLTERGDTVTENALLAAARYDGETIIRNASPNYMVQDLCFFLEKLGVRIDGIGTTTLTVRGTTGSRKDVEYAPSEDPIEAMSLITAAIVTGSSITVQRVPIEFLEIELAILEEMGFSYDRSEEYTARNGQTRLVDITTHPSRLRAPIDKIHPMPFPGLNIDNLPFFAIIAASAEGQTMLHDWVYENRAIYLTELTRLGGNVKLMDPHRVLIEGPTRWSGTEIVCPPALRPAVVILLGMLAAKGTSVLRNVYVINRGYEDLAERLNKLGARIETFRDI; this is encoded by the coding sequence ATGACGCAGACGACGGAGATGCCCGCCCCCGGGACCGAGAACTACCGCGAGCGGATCGGCGGGATCATCCGCGACGCCCGCCTCCACGCAGACCTGACCCAGACCCAGCTCGCCGCCCAGCTCGGCACCAGCCAGAGCGCGGTCAACCGTATCGAGAAGGGGCAGCAGAACTTGACCCTCGACACCCTCTCCCGGCTCGGGGCCGCGCTCGACTCCGAGTTCGTCGGCGTCGGTGCTTCCGGCCCCAGCCACCTGCGGGTGCACGGCGGGACCACCCTCCACGGCGAGATCGAGGTCAAGACCTCGAAGAACGCCGGCGTCGCGCTGCTGTGCGCCTCCCTGCTGAACACCGGCACCACGGTGCTGCGCAAGGTCGCCCGCATCGAGGAGGTCAACCGGCTGCTGGAGGTGCTCACCTCGATCGGGGTGAAGGCCCGCTGGCTGAACGAGGACAACGACCTCGAGCTGCGTGTCCCCGAGCACCTCGACCTCGACTCCATCGATGCCGACGCCGCCCGCCGCACGCGCAGCATCATCATGTTCCTGGGCCCGCTCATGCACCGCGCGGAGTCCTTCCAGCTGCCCTATGCCGGCGGCTGCGACCTCGGCACCCGCACCGTCGAGCCGCACATGACCGCGCTGCGCCCCTTCGGGCTCGACGTCGTGGCCACCGAGGGGTACTACCAGGCGACCTCCTCCGCGGGCACCGGGCCCCGTCGTCCGATCGTCCTCACCGAGCGCGGGGACACCGTCACCGAGAACGCGCTGCTGGCCGCCGCCCGGTACGACGGCGAGACCATCATCCGCAACGCCAGCCCCAACTACATGGTCCAGGACCTGTGCTTCTTCCTCGAGAAGCTCGGCGTCCGGATCGACGGGATCGGCACCACCACCCTCACCGTGCGGGGCACCACCGGGAGCCGCAAGGACGTCGAGTACGCCCCCAGCGAGGACCCGATCGAGGCGATGAGCCTGATCACGGCCGCGATCGTCACCGGCTCGAGCATCACGGTGCAGCGGGTGCCGATCGAGTTCCTAGAGATCGAGCTGGCGATCCTCGAGGAGATGGGCTTCAGCTACGACCGCTCCGAGGAGTACACGGCCCGCAACGGTCAGACCCGTCTGGTGGACATCACCACCCACCCCTCCCGGCTCCGGGCCCCGATCGACAAGATCCACCCGATGCCGTTCCCGGGACTGAACATCGACAACCTGCCGTTCTTCGCGATCATCGCCGCGAGCGCGGAGGGCCAGACCATGCTGCACGACTGGGTCTACGAGAATCGGGCGATCTACCTGACCGAGCTCACCCGGCTCGGCGGGAACGTCAAGCTCATGGACCCGCACCGGGTGCTCATCGAAGGACCGACGCGCTGGAGCGGCACCGAGATCGTCTGCCCGCCGGCGCTGCGGCCGGCCGTGGTGATCCTGCTGGGGATGCTCGCCGCCAAGGGCACGTCGGTGCTGCGCAACGTGTACGTCATCAACCGCGGCTACGAGGACCTCGCCGAGCGGCTGAACAAGCTCGGCGCGCGGATCGAGACGTTCCGCGACATCTGA
- a CDS encoding DUF418 domain-containing protein, translating into MTSTPTSPRTGAEAERRVRPTPLADRALAPDLARGMMLLLIALAHAPWFLYLTDVGASPMHPADGTWPDRLAQALTIVVVDGRTHTMFGLLFAYGIGQMAARQTARGIPADQIRGTLRRRHLWMLVFGLVHAALLWQGDILGTYGLIGLLMMPLFFRRSDRTLGVWISVLLVLGAAGMLLSMLSTLLVPGTDAAAAAAASQRVSLAEPSALLASLIRLPQWLFGLVSGVATLALPTVFLIGLLAARHRVLEEPQQHRRLLTWVAGVGIGIGWSVGLAQALVHLGFLELSNPSLLGPATFYSGIFAGAGYAALFGLIADRIRTRAARESLPVRALSALGRRSLSGYLAQSAVYAPLLTAWGLGLGAHLSSWSAMLLAVAVWLATLMGALALERAGRRGPAEVLLRRLSYGSDTQSFQAIHR; encoded by the coding sequence GCATGATGCTGCTGCTCATCGCACTCGCGCACGCCCCCTGGTTCCTGTACCTGACCGACGTGGGCGCGAGCCCGATGCATCCGGCCGACGGCACCTGGCCGGATCGTCTCGCCCAGGCGCTCACCATCGTGGTCGTCGACGGTCGCACCCACACCATGTTCGGCCTGCTGTTCGCGTACGGCATCGGGCAGATGGCCGCTCGACAGACCGCCCGGGGCATCCCCGCGGATCAGATCCGGGGCACTCTGCGCCGACGGCACCTGTGGATGCTGGTCTTCGGTCTGGTGCACGCGGCTCTGCTGTGGCAGGGCGACATCCTGGGCACCTACGGGCTGATCGGGCTGCTCATGATGCCGCTGTTCTTCCGTCGCTCGGACCGCACCCTCGGGGTGTGGATCAGCGTCCTGCTCGTGCTCGGCGCCGCCGGCATGCTGCTCTCGATGCTCAGCACGCTGCTGGTCCCCGGCACGGACGCCGCCGCGGCCGCGGCGGCGTCCCAGCGAGTCAGCCTGGCCGAGCCGTCCGCCCTGCTCGCCTCGCTGATCCGCCTCCCGCAGTGGCTGTTCGGCCTGGTCAGCGGCGTGGCGACACTGGCTCTGCCCACGGTGTTCCTCATCGGTCTGCTCGCCGCCCGCCATCGGGTCCTCGAGGAGCCGCAGCAACACCGTCGGCTGCTGACGTGGGTGGCCGGGGTGGGCATCGGCATCGGATGGAGCGTCGGGCTCGCCCAGGCACTCGTGCACCTGGGATTCCTCGAGCTGTCGAACCCGTCGCTGCTGGGTCCCGCGACCTTCTACTCGGGGATCTTCGCCGGCGCCGGGTATGCAGCGCTGTTCGGTCTGATCGCAGACCGGATCCGCACCCGAGCCGCACGCGAGAGCCTCCCGGTGCGGGCCCTGTCGGCCCTCGGCCGCCGGTCGCTCAGCGGCTACCTCGCCCAGTCCGCGGTCTATGCACCGCTGCTGACGGCCTGGGGTCTGGGACTCGGCGCGCACCTGTCCAGCTGGTCGGCGATGCTGCTCGCGGTCGCCGTCTGGCTCGCGACGCTCATGGGCGCACTGGCGCTCGAGCGAGCCGGTCGGCGGGGGCCCGCCGAGGTGCTGCTGAGACGCCTGAGCTACGGCTCCGACACGCAGAGTTTCCAGGCCATACACCGATGA
- a CDS encoding YrhK family protein, producing the protein MNDRDHRADRHHDRSDSPLELTFGHHELELSQRYESASIANDVLIGFWFIIGSICFFSEQLMTVGTWLFLIGSIQMTIRPAIRLARRVHLRRRGSSQSAHPMDF; encoded by the coding sequence ATGAACGATCGCGACCATCGCGCCGACCGCCACCACGACCGCAGCGATTCTCCCCTGGAGCTGACTTTCGGTCATCACGAGCTCGAGCTCAGCCAGCGCTATGAGTCCGCGAGCATCGCCAACGATGTGCTGATCGGCTTCTGGTTCATCATCGGCTCGATCTGCTTCTTCTCCGAGCAGCTGATGACCGTCGGCACCTGGCTGTTCCTGATCGGCAGCATCCAGATGACCATCCGCCCCGCCATCCGTCTCGCCCGCCGGGTGCACCTGCGGCGCCGCGGCAGCTCGCAGTCGGCGCACCCGATGGACTTCTGA